CGGCTTGAACAGGCCGTTCCACGGAGAAATGGGCTGCATTCTGAACTTTAAACTTCAGATCTGGATATTTGAGTCGGGCCTGCTGAATCATCGTCTCCGATAAATCAAAGCCGCTGACAACGGCTCCTGTCTTGGCAATCTCATAAGAGATATCCCCTGTACCACAGCCGAGGTCAATGATTTCTTCTCCTACCTGTGCGTTCAAGAGCTCGAGCACATCCTTGCCGTATTCGGATACAAACCTAAATTTCGTATCGTAGAGCTTGGCGTTCCATACCTGTCTTGCCTCCATAACCGGACCACCTCCATATGAATTGTCTTTATTGTGACATACAAATTCGCATTGGTTAAATATATAAATTCAATCTCACTAATAGGTTAATCCTATTAATAGAGGGAATCCAGTTCAAGTTCAGTAAGATCACGCATAAGCTCATTAGTCCTGGACATTCGCGCAGAGCGATTTTTTGGCTAATCTGGAGGAAGGGCATGCCAGAACAGAATGAATATTCAATAGGGAGAGATCAAATATGCCGAAGATAGCGGATAAATATTTAGTCGTTGATCCATGGAAGGTCGTTGAGGAAGGGTTCGATCCGCAGCGCAGCCGGGTGTCGGAATCTATTTTCTCGTTGGGCAATGAATATATGGGGGTTCGCGGCTATGCCGAGGAAGGTTATAGTGGTGACACGTTAATAGGCAGTTATTTCAATGGATTGTTCGAAGAGAGTGAGGTTGGGGCGCACTATAAGGGAATCATTCGCTCATTGCGCTTTATGGTCAACGGGGTTGACTGGCTCTATACACGCATTACGATCGACGATGAGACCTTTGATATGGGAACGAGCAAGTTCTCGAATTTTCGCAGGGAGCTGGACTTCAAGCGTGGCGTATATACGCGTCAGCTTATCTGGCATTTGCAGAATGGAAAGAGCGTGCAGTTATTCTTTGAAAGGCTGGTAAGTATGGAGGTATCGATCCTGGGGTGTCAGAGGCTCGTGTTGAAGCCGCTTAACTTCACCGGTACAGCCCAGGTGATCATGGGTCTTGACTTTGCAACGATCCATGAAGATCAGAATACAAGATACTGGGAAACTGTAAAGCAGGACCGTCAACGCGGAATTAGCGGAATGCTGGGTCAGACAGCGAATACGGGAAATCGGCTGTTCTCAAGCTATCGGCTTGCTCTGCCTGAGGGAGCTAAAAGCACAGCATTAAGTGAAGAAAATTTCATAGGCGATGAGATCATCCTGAAGCTGAATAAGGAAGAAGAGACTGTGGTAGATAAGCTGGTTATCAATTGTGCAGATAAGGATCGGGAGCAGAGCGATGTTGAAGTCTGGTCCAAGGGCATGAAGCTGGCTAAGCAGTACGCCCAGGTGGACTACCAGACAGCTGCGGAGCAGCAGGAGCAGTATTGGGCGAAGGTATGGAAGCATTCCGACATCGTGATCGAGGGGGACCCTGAGAATCAGCAAGGGATTCGTTTCTGTATTTTCCAATTGTATCAGACCTATCATGGCGACAATCCGGGCTTCAACATTGGGGCGAAAGGGCTCACCGGGGAAGCTTATCGCGGCCTGGCCTTCTGGGATACGGAGTCCTACTGTCTGCCGTTCTATATCTTTAATAACCCGAAGGCGGCGCGCAGCTTGCTGGAGTTCCGGTACAAGACATTGCCGCAGGCGTTAGAGAGGGCGAAGGAGCTTGACTGTGCAGGGGCGTTCTATCCGATTGCGACGATCGATGGGACGGAGAGCTGTGACCTATGGCAGCATTCCAATTTACAACTGCATGTAGGTACGGCAGTGGCTTATGGGATTCGTCATTATGTGAATATTACAGGCGACAGGGCATTTTTATATGAAAAAGGTTTGGAGATGCTGATTCAGATCAGCCGTTTCTATGCGACCCGTGGGCAGTGGGGACAGAAGAGCGGCAAATACGGTTATTTCGGGGTGATGGGGCCGGATGAGTTCCAGCTTATGGTGAACAACAACTGTTACATCAACTTGATGGCGAAGAAGCTGTTCGAGTATACACTACAGACGATTGCTGAGATGGAGCAGGCTGATCTGGCCGTCTTTGCAGCGCTGACGGATCGCCTGGGGTTGACGATGCAGGAGCAGATAGATTGGAAGAACAAGGCTGACAATATGAAGATACCTTATGATGACGAGACGGGAATCTACGAGGAGCATGACGGTTTCTTCGATATGCCGCATCTGGATATTCATTCGATCCCGGTGACCGAGTTTCCACTCTATTCGCACTGGTCCTATGATCGTCTCTATCGCTATGACATGATTAAGCAGCCAGATGTGCTTATGTTCATGTTCCTGTACAGTGGGGAGTTCTCAGTCGAGGCGAAACGGGCTAATTACGATTATTACGAGACGAGATGTATCCATGAGTCGTCGCTGTCTCCATCGATTCATTCAATTCTGGCTGCGGAGATTGGCAGACCTGCGGAAGCTTACAAGTTCTTCGAATTCGCAACTCGGCTAGATCTCGACAATTATAACCGTAATACGAGAGAGGGACTGCATACGACCTCGATTGCCGCAGCGTGGATGAATATTGTTTATGGCTTCGGGGGAATGCGCTCGGATGGAGATAAGCTGATCTTCAACCCGACGATTCCGGAGCGCTGGAGCCAATATTCCTTCCCGATCACTTATCAGGGAACCGAGCTCGCGGTCGATGTGAACCAGCAGCGGGTGAAGATTAGTGTACGCAGCGGCGATCCCGCTTCGATCCATATCTATGGCCAGGACTATATCGTTGGCCCGGCAGGGATTGTGCTGGATTTGAAGAAGGAGGGATGAACGATGAGCTGGATCATTCGAGAGAGCGGCTTCGATCAGGAACGAATCGCCATCTACGGCAATAAATTTATGAGCGGTAACGGCTATATGGGTTATCGCGGTACGCTGGATGAGTTCATGCGTTCTGAGCTAACGGCAACCATTCTGGCCGGATTATACGATAAAGTAGGCGATAAATGGCGTGAGCCCATCAACGCACCGAACGGATTATCTACCACAGTGATATGCGACGGTGTTACATTAAGCGTGCTCGAGCGTGAGCCGCTTGAGCACGAGCAGGAGCTGGATATACGCCACGGCGTGCATCGTCGCAGGACGGTATATCCGGCTAAGGGCGGCGGAACCGTTACTATTGAGTCGGAGCGCTTCTGCAGCTTGCAGCGTCTGCACCTGCTCGTCAATCGAGTAACGATAACTAGTAGCCAGGATTGCGAGCTAATCATAACTACAGGAATCGACGGGCGAATATGGGATATCAACGGTCCACATCTGGAGCGGATGGAGGGAACAATCCAGGCAGGAGCACAGGGAGAGACAATGACTTGTACCAGTTGGACACATGAACTGAACATTCCGGTCACGGTTAGCCATTCCCTTGCGTGCGGATTCGGGAAGCAGCGCTCCGTAGACTCCGACGACTTCCTTGGTAAAGAAATCCGCTTGCAGGCAGAAGCGGGCAAGAGCTATACCTTCCACAAGTATGTGTCCGTATTTACCGGTTTGGATGAAGCTGCGGATACAATTACGGCGGCATTCAAGGATAGCCAGGAGGCCACGGAGATTGGATATGAGGCACTGTATGCCGAGCATACGGACTGCTGGGAGCGAAAATGGAAGGAGTCTGATGTTCGCATCGAAGGGGATGACGAGGCTCAACTCGCCCTTCGCTACAGCCTTTACCAGCTGCATATCATTGCCCCGGGACATTCGGAGAAGTTGTCGATCCCAGCGCGGGGCTTATCAGGACAGGTATATAAAGGCGCAATCTTCTGGGATACGGAGATGTTCATGCTCCCGTTCTTCTTGTATACTCAGCCAGGCGTCGCCCGCAATCTGATGATGTACCGAGTTCATACGCTGGACGGCGCGCGCAGGAAGGCGGCGGAGTACGGCTATGAAGGAGCGTTCTACGCCTGGGAGAGCCAGGAGAACGGGAATGATGCTTGCACCCTGTTCAATGTCAATGATGTATTCACTGGGCGTCCGATGCGGACTTATTTCCGCGATAAGCAAGTGCACATCAGCGCGGATGTAGCTTATGGCATCTGGCAGTATTTCATCTTCACCGGAGATGACAGCATTTTGCTGGACGGCGGAGCTGAGACAGTGCTGGAATGCGCCCGCTTCTTCTACTCCTACGCTTACTATAATTCTTTTAAATCCCGCTATGAGATTCTGGATGTGACCGGGCCGGATGAGTATCATGAGCGGGTGAACAATAACGCCTTCACGAATGCGATGGTTAAGCGTTGTCTGCATGTCTCCCTGGAGGTTCTCGATTATTTACAGAGTAAATATCCAGACGTGGCTGAGTCCCTTATGGTGGATAGCCGAATCAAGCCAGAGCAGCTTCGCGATATGCACGAGCGCCTGTATATCCCGCAGCCTGCCGAGGGAACTGGAGTGATCGAGCAGTTCGACCGCTACTTCACGCTTGAGGACGTAACGCTGGAGCAGCTGAAATCGCGAGTCCTGAACAAGCATGAATATCTTGGCGGCGGTAACGGACTGGCGACAACGACACAAATTTTGAAGCAAGCCGACGTTGTCCTGATGCTCCATCTGTTCAAGGATGAGTTCAGCAGGGCGATCAAGCAACGCAACTGGGAGTATTATGAGCCTCGCACAGAGCATGGATCGAGCTTAAGCTCCTGTATTTATGCGTTAGTAGCCGCAGATATCGGTTTATCGGATTGGGCATACCCTTATTTCAAACGCACGGCTACGATTGATCTAACCGGGGACTCGAAGCAGTATGTCGGCGATTTGTATATCGGGGGAACTCATCCCGCGGCGAACGGGGGAGCATGGATGGCCGCGATACTCGGTTTTTCGGGGCTGAGGTTTGACGGAGAATCCGTGTCCATTGCCCCATCCTTGCCTGAAGCATGGAGCTCGGTCAGCTTCCCATTGCGGCTGAGAGGGGCAAGCTTTACCGTTACGATCGAAGCGGATCAGGTCCAGGTAGAGGCTGCGGAAGAGAATAAGGTTTCGATCGAGTTCCGAATTAAGCGACGGGTTGGCGAGGGGACAGAGATAACAGATTCAGAAGTTGCAGCTAGTTTAGAGAACGTAATGGCAGCCCCGGGCCAGATTCTATCTATTGCCTTGTAGTAGAGGGCTAGAAAAAATGCCACGAATCAGCAGGGAAAACAGTTAGTGAGTACTTGATAGAGAGGGAGAGGAAGATATGCTGGATACGATGCGAGGCGCGATCTTTGATCTGGATGGAGTGATTGTGGATACTGCAAAATATCATTATTTGGCCTGGCGTACGCTCGCTGAACGGCTCGGATTTGAGTTTACGGAAGCGGATAACGAACGTCTCAAAGGGGTAAGCCGGGTGGAATCCCTGAAGATTCTGCTCGAGATTGGCGGTGTAGAGGCTGGCGAAGCGGAGCGCCTCAAGATGGCTGAGGAGAAAAATAAGGAGTACATCGAGTATATTTCACGACTTGAGCCATTTGAGATTTTACCGGGCGCCAAGGAGTACCTGCAGCAACTGCGCCAGCAGGGCGTGAAGATTGCGCTCGGCTCGGCCAGCAAGAATGCAGCGTTCATTCTTGATCGGCTGGGTATCGCGGAGCTGTTCGACGCGGTGATTGACGGTACGAAGGTGTCCAAGGCGAAGCCGGACCCGGAGGTGTTCCTGACAGCTAGTAGGGCGCTTGATCTGGTTCCGGCCGACTGCGTCGTGTTCGAGGACGCGGCAGTAGGCGTGGAGGCCGGCAAGGCTGCAGGCTGCAGTGTAGTCGGCATCGGCAGCCCAGAGGTGCTGTTCGCGGCTGACAAAGTGATCACGGGGCTGGATGAACTGGTCGGGTAATGACAGGTAGATGCTGTGTAAACTGCAGATCATGTACGGCGGTCAATGGTATAGTTAATGTAGAGTTGATTCATAGATTTGGCGAGTATGAGCATGAGCATAGAGCATGGATGGAAGCTATGAGCTGAAAGATCAAATGGGGTTGACCACCGTTATATAAAGCCAGTAAGGAGTTATCCGATAGTAGTGTTTTTACTACTTGAGGATAGCTTTTTTTTTTGCAATCTGGATGCGCTCGAACTCTAACGAAACTGGATATCGTTATTTAGGTCCAAAAGTGCTGTTTTAAAGTGTAACGAAACTAGGTATCGCTATTTTAGGGATTGACTGTAAAAAGCCTGAATTAATCTTAAATAACGATCTGTAGTTTCGTTAGAATTAATTTAGCAATGTTTTTGAAAAAATAACGATCCGTAGTTTCGTTACAGAAATACGGATAGGTGGTTGCCAGCCCAGGGGTAGCTCCTGAAATTTTCACAGTCGCCGATCGTAGGAATAACTATGATGTGCGTAGAAATACACACCATCGATATTTTTTATTCTTGTTACACTTATAGTGCGTGTTAAAAAAGTCCAGTTTTTAGCACCGAAACTCATGCTTCTGATTGTGCGTTTTTCAAAACGTGTTAGTTGGATGAAGGGGTGTGAGAGGGTTTTTGGACTACCGCTTCAAGTGCCAGGGGGGAAAGGCAATTGAGATATAGACTAAATAATCCATTGAATCGAATGAATGTGAAGCAGCAGCTATTCCTGTTATTTCTCATTATCATTATTCCGCTATTAATTCTGAATGCCTACGGCAATTACAAAGCCGATCAAATCTTGAAGCGTCATGTTACCAACGCCTATATCGAGCTGAACAAGCAAAATTTCCGACTGATCAATCGTGACATTGAAGCAGTGAACAAGGTGACTTCTACTGTATTTCAGAACTCACTGCTGCAGCAATTGAATCCGCTTTCTACTGATGAGACGATACTGCAAAGGGTGAAAAATTACGAGAAGCTCGAAAATTTGCTGACCACTTATTCGCAAGAGACAGACGAGCGCGAGCCAGTCTATTACTCGCTCTATGTGTACGATCCACAGAACACCTACTTTTTTGCTCCGTTCTATCCAGGGCCGAAAAAATCCGGGGTTTATTTTTTTTCTGACGATGAGAAGCCGGACTGGTTCGACGAGGCTGTCGAGAAGAAAGGAAAAGGGTATTTACGTCTGATCGATCATTTGTCACCGCCTTCCAAAGGCCAAGGCGATCAAAGGACGCTCGCTTATATCCGGGCGATCAACAATATTTATAGAAATGGCACGATTGGGGTATTGGTGGTTACTAATCTGGACGCCCGAGTTCAGGAGTCGCTGCAGACCGTATCGTTGCCGGAGGGAGAGCTTTATTTTACAAATTGGAGTAACCGCGTTCTGAGCGCTCAGAGCAATGAACACGAAGATGTGCTGGAGCTTCCGCCGGAGGTTGCGGATATGGGAATGACCAGCGGCGTGAAGGATGTCATTACCAGCGATTATATTTACGTCGTTAATTATAACCATGTATTGCAGCAGAAGCTGGTCTATAAGGTTCCAGTGCAAGCACTACTGCATCAGCAGAAGGAGATCAAGCAGGTGATTCAGTTGATCTCGATTGTCTTTTTTGCCGGGAGTCTAATCTTCATGCTCTATTTCTGGCGATCCCTGATGATGCCAATCCAGAAGCTGGTATATTTCGTCAGACGCTATGAACCGGGGAATATCGTTCCGGAGACCCCACGCAGAGAGAAGAAGGACGAGATTAGCGTACTGATGCATAGCATTTACGAGATGGCGCGCCGGTTAAATGCGCTGGTTCATTATAAATACACGATGGATCTGAAGCAGAAGGAATCCCAGCTGCAAATTCTGTATCAACAGATTAATCCGCATCTGCTCTACAATACGCTGGAGAGTATCTATTGGAAAAGCACAATGGAGGGGAATACCGCTTCGGCTGAAATGATCAAGGAATTGTCCAAGTTGATGAAAATTAGTCTCAGCCGAGGCAGGGAGCTGATTACGCTTGGGGAGGAACTTGAACATGCTTCTGCCTATATCAAATTGCAGCAGCATAGGTATGATTATCAGTTCCGGATCTCGATAGATGTTCCCGAGAAACTGCTGCCGATCTCCATCCCGAAAATAACGCTGCA
The window above is part of the Paenibacillus lutimineralis genome. Proteins encoded here:
- a CDS encoding glycoside hydrolase family 65 protein; translation: MPKIADKYLVVDPWKVVEEGFDPQRSRVSESIFSLGNEYMGVRGYAEEGYSGDTLIGSYFNGLFEESEVGAHYKGIIRSLRFMVNGVDWLYTRITIDDETFDMGTSKFSNFRRELDFKRGVYTRQLIWHLQNGKSVQLFFERLVSMEVSILGCQRLVLKPLNFTGTAQVIMGLDFATIHEDQNTRYWETVKQDRQRGISGMLGQTANTGNRLFSSYRLALPEGAKSTALSEENFIGDEIILKLNKEEETVVDKLVINCADKDREQSDVEVWSKGMKLAKQYAQVDYQTAAEQQEQYWAKVWKHSDIVIEGDPENQQGIRFCIFQLYQTYHGDNPGFNIGAKGLTGEAYRGLAFWDTESYCLPFYIFNNPKAARSLLEFRYKTLPQALERAKELDCAGAFYPIATIDGTESCDLWQHSNLQLHVGTAVAYGIRHYVNITGDRAFLYEKGLEMLIQISRFYATRGQWGQKSGKYGYFGVMGPDEFQLMVNNNCYINLMAKKLFEYTLQTIAEMEQADLAVFAALTDRLGLTMQEQIDWKNKADNMKIPYDDETGIYEEHDGFFDMPHLDIHSIPVTEFPLYSHWSYDRLYRYDMIKQPDVLMFMFLYSGEFSVEAKRANYDYYETRCIHESSLSPSIHSILAAEIGRPAEAYKFFEFATRLDLDNYNRNTREGLHTTSIAAAWMNIVYGFGGMRSDGDKLIFNPTIPERWSQYSFPITYQGTELAVDVNQQRVKISVRSGDPASIHIYGQDYIVGPAGIVLDLKKEG
- a CDS encoding glycoside hydrolase family 65 protein yields the protein MSWIIRESGFDQERIAIYGNKFMSGNGYMGYRGTLDEFMRSELTATILAGLYDKVGDKWREPINAPNGLSTTVICDGVTLSVLEREPLEHEQELDIRHGVHRRRTVYPAKGGGTVTIESERFCSLQRLHLLVNRVTITSSQDCELIITTGIDGRIWDINGPHLERMEGTIQAGAQGETMTCTSWTHELNIPVTVSHSLACGFGKQRSVDSDDFLGKEIRLQAEAGKSYTFHKYVSVFTGLDEAADTITAAFKDSQEATEIGYEALYAEHTDCWERKWKESDVRIEGDDEAQLALRYSLYQLHIIAPGHSEKLSIPARGLSGQVYKGAIFWDTEMFMLPFFLYTQPGVARNLMMYRVHTLDGARRKAAEYGYEGAFYAWESQENGNDACTLFNVNDVFTGRPMRTYFRDKQVHISADVAYGIWQYFIFTGDDSILLDGGAETVLECARFFYSYAYYNSFKSRYEILDVTGPDEYHERVNNNAFTNAMVKRCLHVSLEVLDYLQSKYPDVAESLMVDSRIKPEQLRDMHERLYIPQPAEGTGVIEQFDRYFTLEDVTLEQLKSRVLNKHEYLGGGNGLATTTQILKQADVVLMLHLFKDEFSRAIKQRNWEYYEPRTEHGSSLSSCIYALVAADIGLSDWAYPYFKRTATIDLTGDSKQYVGDLYIGGTHPAANGGAWMAAILGFSGLRFDGESVSIAPSLPEAWSSVSFPLRLRGASFTVTIEADQVQVEAAEENKVSIEFRIKRRVGEGTEITDSEVAASLENVMAAPGQILSIAL
- the pgmB gene encoding beta-phosphoglucomutase, with amino-acid sequence MLDTMRGAIFDLDGVIVDTAKYHYLAWRTLAERLGFEFTEADNERLKGVSRVESLKILLEIGGVEAGEAERLKMAEEKNKEYIEYISRLEPFEILPGAKEYLQQLRQQGVKIALGSASKNAAFILDRLGIAELFDAVIDGTKVSKAKPDPEVFLTASRALDLVPADCVVFEDAAVGVEAGKAAGCSVVGIGSPEVLFAADKVITGLDELVG
- a CDS encoding sensor histidine kinase codes for the protein MRYRLNNPLNRMNVKQQLFLLFLIIIIPLLILNAYGNYKADQILKRHVTNAYIELNKQNFRLINRDIEAVNKVTSTVFQNSLLQQLNPLSTDETILQRVKNYEKLENLLTTYSQETDEREPVYYSLYVYDPQNTYFFAPFYPGPKKSGVYFFSDDEKPDWFDEAVEKKGKGYLRLIDHLSPPSKGQGDQRTLAYIRAINNIYRNGTIGVLVVTNLDARVQESLQTVSLPEGELYFTNWSNRVLSAQSNEHEDVLELPPEVADMGMTSGVKDVITSDYIYVVNYNHVLQQKLVYKVPVQALLHQQKEIKQVIQLISIVFFAGSLIFMLYFWRSLMMPIQKLVYFVRRYEPGNIVPETPRREKKDEISVLMHSIYEMARRLNALVHYKYTMDLKQKESQLQILYQQINPHLLYNTLESIYWKSTMEGNTASAEMIKELSKLMKISLSRGRELITLGEELEHASAYIKLQQHRYDYQFRISIDVPEKLLPISIPKITLQPLIENSIIHGVKHMGEDGEIVIRAASDEDNLFIFIEDNGYKSVDYEMINRLLDEENPDPTFGYGIRNIHQRIRLHFGANYGLQYSKREEGGTRVTLKLPKSVREQP